Part of the Rhodococcus sp. OK302 genome is shown below.
TCGCGCCGGACGGCGGCGGATAGAAGCCCTGGCGTTGGAGGAGGTCGGCGCGGTTGACGGCAGTGGCGGCGACGTCGATCAGAACGTGCCCGCGAGGCAGTTCGGGATCGGGTTGCTGCGCCCAGACCATGACTTCGGGACCGCCGGGCTTATCGATCGTGATGGCGTACATGGATACGACGCTATCGAATCACCGCGCGCGACGGGCTTTGCCGCTACCGTCGCGGTGGTGACTTACTTCGGGAACATGCAGAACGAGATTTATCTGACCGGGCTCGGCGGCACCAAGCCGTCGCTGCCGATGACGGCTGCGGGGTTGGAAGTTGCCGCGCGTGAGCAACTCTCGCCGGAGGCTTTCGGGTATATCGCGGGCAGTGCTGCGACGGAACGAACTGCCGTGTCGAATCTTCGTGCATTCGAGAAACACGCGATAGTGCCGCGCATGTTTCGAGGCACCGCGGCTCCCGACGCCCGTGACCTGAGCACCACGGTGCTCGGCACACGTTTGGCTGCGCCGATCCTGACCGCACCGGTTGGTGTGCTCGGTCTGGTTCACGAGGATGCGGAGGTCGCGGTCGGAGCGGTGACGGCGGAATTGGGGATCGGCTCCGTGTTGTCGACGGCGGCATCGTCGACCATCGAAGATGTAGCCGCCGTGTCGGGAGACAACTGGTGGTATCAGCTGTACTGGCCGGCGGACGACGAGCTCGCCGAGTCCTTTGTCCGCCGTGCCGAGAAAGCCGGCGCCAAGGCTATCGTTCTCACCGCGGACACTCCGGGCATGGGTTGGCGTCCAAGGGATTTGGAGTTGGGTCACCTTCCGTTCCTGCAGGCCAAGGGGATCGCCAACTATCTCTCCGATCCGGTCTTCCGGGCCAAGTTGGCGACGCCTCCCGAGGAAAGTGCCGAGGCACTGCAGATTGCGGTGTTGACGTGGGTTTCGCTGTTCGGCAACCATTCTGTTCGGATGACGGATATCGCGAAACTTCGCCAGTGGACGTCACTTCCGATCGCGGTCAAGGGAATTGTGCATCCCGACGACGCCCGTGCTGCGGTCGCTGCGGGTGCGGACGGCATCATCGTGAGCAATCACGGCGGACGCCAAGTCGACGGTGCGATCTCGGCCTTGGATGCGTTGGGGCCCATAGCGTCGGCGGTTGGCCATGAGGCAGACATTCTGATGGATTCGGGTATTCGTTGTGGCGCTGATGTGATCACCGCGCTGGCTCTCGGCGCTGATGCAGTCCTGTACGGACGCCCCTGGGTGTACGGATTGGGGCTCGCTGGTGCTGATGGTGTGCGTCACGCATTGCGGATTCTGCTCGCAGATCTTGACTTGACGATGGGGCTTGCCGGGTTGGCTTCGGTTGCAGAGATCGACCGATCCGTGTTGCTGTCTGGTTCGTGACTTTTGTCCAGGATTGGGATGCCCGGGTCGATTGCGGGTCTAAGCTTGGGCCCTGTGACAGCAGAAACAACCACCGAACAGGCGACCCAATCAGCGCAGGAGCAGACGCCGTGGCTCACTCCTGCCGAAATGCGTGCCTGGCGCGGCTACATGGACGGCAATCAGCGTCTGATGGATGTGCTCAACCGAGAGCTTCAGGACGACCATGACCTGTCGTTGGCTGACTATCGAATCCTGGTCATGCTGTCGGAGTCCCCGGACGGCTCGCTGCGGATGAGCGACCTCGCGGACGGCGTTCTGTCGTCACGTAGCCGCCTGACGCATCAAATCCGTCGGATGGAATCGCAGGGCATCGTTGTGCGCGATACCTGTGCCGAGGACGGCCGTGGAGTGCTTGCCCGGATCACCGAGGAGGGTCGGCAGAGGCTTTCTGCTGCGGCTCCCACTCACGTGGCGGGTGTGCGCAAGAATCTGGTGGATCTGTTGACGCCGAAGGAGCTGGAAGTGCTGGCTGTCGTCTTCGCGAAGGTGGACAAAGCTATCGGAGATCGCTGAGAAGGGGAGCCGTTTCACGGCGCTCGAGTGCACCGGATAGGATCGCCCACGGAAGCGTGGCAGAGCGGCCGAATGCACTCGCCTTGAAAGCGAGCGTGGCGTTAAACCCACCGGGGGTTCAAATCCCTCCGCTTCCGCCAAGGGTCCCTCACCTGTTTATGCAGGTGGGGGACTTTTTTGTGCTGCTACAGGAGTCCGATCAGTCAGCTTGTGTCCACACTTCAGCCACATTTGGTCGAGATACTGCCTGATCCAGGGCGTTTCCTCTGGTGTCCCGATCGTCGTCGAACCGGGCGCAGTAGCGCCTTGTCACTGACGCCTGCCGCGACGGACAGCGACGCGGTCGTATTCCGCAGATCGTGAGTAGTGAGCCGGGCGCCACCCGATATCGCGACCTTCTGGTGAACCGCCCAGTGAAGGTCGCCGGCCGCTTCGAAACTGCAAGATGCGAAGGACTCTCAAACGCAGAGCTCAAGCTGCGGCATTTCTCCGTTTGTACCGACGCCCTGTGACGTTCAGGGCGGGAAATGAACGCAGAGTCCACCGCGTGGTCGTGCGCAACCGTTGAGGTTGGAGCCCGCCTCGAAACCATGGGCGGATTGTGCCGCCTGGAGTCTTCTCTTGGGTGCGTCAAAGTGGCGGGGGTGACATCCGTTCTCGGACTGCTCGACGATTGGGATCTGTCGTCGAAAGTGTCCCAGAATTGTTCCAGCCGTGACGATTTCGGATCCACAAAACTAGATCTTTGACTTCCCGTCGACGGCGAGCCGTATCCGGTCATTCACAAAAGAACGATTTTATCTGTGGCAGAACAGATTTCAATCCCATCGCCATTGTGACTCTTGATTCCGGTGATGTGGTGTCTACCGGAAATGCCGGTGAGTGTGGGTGTGCCGACGAGGGAGAAATCTCCCTGAGTACGAGAAATTTCTGTATCTGTGCGGTCGTCTGTACGGCCCGGCGCCTGCAGCGTCTGGACCGTGTTCATGTACTCAGCTGAACAGCTGTTCTCATAATCTTCTGTCCACCGGGCTATTCCGGTCGGCTGAACAAAGAATGCCAGTGAATTCTCTTCCTGATCAACGTTTCCGAGTTGAGAGCTTTGTTCTGGGCGTTGCAGTTTCGGCTGTATGTAGTGACACGTATGAATGAACTTTGTTATCAAATGGAGATACGTAACGTGAAAAATGTTCTTTCCGTTACCATTTCGACACAAATTGGGGAGTCTGCCAAAAGTTTGCAGGTCGACTCCATCTCCCTAAAGCGGTCAAAACGTGCAACCATCTGCGTACCGTCGTCTACGGGGCAGTCACTGTCGACGGCTGATCATCGCACTGCTCTTCAGCACGTGGCGTACGAGAAATATCGACATTATTCAGGTCTGATTGCTCGGAGGTGGTTCTACCAATGCTGGCAGACGCGGTAATCAACAGCGGTGACACGGCCTGGGTGCTGATATCCGCCGGTCTCGTTCTCTTCATGGTTCCCGGACTCGCTTTCTTCTACGCGGGCTTGGTGCGAGGAAGCAATGTACTGGTGATGCTGCAGCAGAACCTCGTTCCGCTCGGCCTGGTGTCCATTACCTGGATCGTGTTCGGTTACAGTTTCGCCTTCAGCGGAGACTTGGGTGCTGGGCTTCTCGGCGACCTGAAACTTTTCGGCCTGCAGGATATTCACACCGCCGCAGCTCCCGGCTTCCACCTCATCGAAGGCGCGGTCGCGGTCCCGACCTTGGCGTTTGTCGCCTATCAGATGATGTTCGCGATCATCACGCCGGCGTTGATCACCGGTGCGACGGCCAACCGCCTCAAGCCCCTTGGCTGGGCAGTTCTGCTGGTGCTGTGGTCCATCATCGTCTACCCGCCGATTGCTCACTGGCTCTTCAATCCCGAGGGTTGGCTCGCGCTACGCGGAGCGCAGGACTGGGCGGGCGGAATTGTGGTGCATGCATCTGCCGGTGCCGCGGCCCTCGCGATCCTGTTGGTAGTCGGTAAACGGAGGGGTTGGCCCAACGCCGAGTCCGTTCCGCATTCTCTGCCGTTGGCCCTCATCGGTGGCGGCATCCTCTGGTTCGGTTGGTTCGGCTTCAATGCCGGCGACGGGTTGGCGGCCGATGGTGTTGCGGCACAAGCTCTGATCAACACGCACATTGCCGCTGCCGGTGGAATGGTCGTGTGGCTGGTCATCGAGCGCTACACCGAGGGGCGGGCCACCGCGATCGGCGGAATTACCGGTGCTGTAGCCGGTCTGGCCACCGTTACACCGTGTGCCGGCTATGTAAGCACCTTCTCGGCGTTGGCAATTGGCGCGCTTGCCGGACTGGTCTGCCACTTCGCTTTGGCTCTCAAGACGATCTTCAAGTTCGATGACGCACTCGACGTCATTGCAGTCCATTTTGTCGGTGGCATTCTCGGTTCGCTGCTCGTGGGCTTCTTCGGCGAGAAGGCGATCAACCCGATCGGCCGCGACGGACTGCTGTTCGGCGGCGGTCTGGGGTTGCTGGGGGAGCAAGCCCTGGCGCTCATTGTCGTCATTGCCTTCTCCTTTGTGGTGACTTGGCTGATCGCGATGGGCATCGAGAAGACAATCGGACTCAAACTTGCCCCGGAGGATCAGGTGGATATCGATCGTCGTCAGCAAGGCATGGACGCCTACCGCTACAACGCTGCCTTCGTCGACGCCGGCGGTGCTCCGCAGACCAGCGGATTCGACGAGGGTGCAGCTCCGAAACCGGAACCGGACCTGGTCGTCGCGCCCGGTGTGCCCAAGCATGAACTCATCACCGTTGTGCTCGAGAGTATGGAAACGGAGAAGCTGCGACATGCTCTGGTCGAAGCCGGTGCCGAGTCGATCGTCGTATCGGAAGCCCATGTCTCAGCAGGTGATTCGGACTCGATCAACTTCCGTGGGCATCGCAATGACGTTGTCTTCACTGAACGACTTCGGGTTGAAGTCCTGGCGCCGGCAGATCGAACACAAGCAGTTCTCGACGCGCTCAACCGGCACTCCATCGGACGACGGAGCGGATTTGTTCAACAGTCCGCCGAGCCTCTGGCGGGGTCCAGTACGCCGAGTTCGGGAAGTTGAGTTTCAGTCGTGACTACAGGATCGAAAAGTATGAGTGAGAAGGAGCCTTCGGAATGCATCTGACACCGCGAGAACTCGACAAGCTGACCATCCTCATGTTGGCGGACGTAGCCCTCCGACGAAAAGCTAAGGGGCTCAAACTGAACCACCCGGAGTCGGTGGCGGTCATCACCGCAGCGGCACTGGAGGGCGCCCGGGAGGGGAAGACCGTCGAACAGGTGATGGCCGACGCATCGCACGCGTTGACTGTCGACGACGTGATGGAGGGTGTGCCGGAAATGATTCCGCGCGTGCAGGTCGAGGCCGTCTTCACGGACGGCAGCCGTTTGGTCACCGTTCACTCACCCATCCAGTGATCGCCTGAGATCGAGGAGCAAGTACATGGCTGCACAGAGCAAGAAGGGCGCCGCGCAGGGCACCAAGGTGCCGGTCGGCGGTTACGTCTTGAAGGACGAACCGATCGAGATCAACGCCGGAAAGCCGCGAATCAAGCTGCGCGTACGCAACACTGGTGATCGTCCGATCCAGGTCGGTTCACATTTCCACTTCATGGAAGTGAATCGGGCGCTGCGATTCGATCGCGAGCGTTCTTTCGGTTGGCGTCTGGATATCCCAGCGGGAACTGCCGTGCGGTTCGAGCCGGGAGACGAGAAGGAAGTGACCCTGGTGCCGTTCGGCGGCAAGCAGCGGGTTCACGGCTTCAACAACTTTGTCGACGGCTGGGCCCCGACCCATGCAACGTATCGACCGAGGCTCGGGCGCGCCGTCCGAATTGCCGCAGAGCAGGGTTTCGAATCCGAACCCGAAGAAAACTGAGCAAGAAAGCTGCCGGGCTCGAAAGCTGCTGGGCCACCTCTCGTAAGTGATGAGAAGGAGATCGAACAGATGACAAGTATTTCACGGCAAGAGTATTCAGGTCTTTTCGGAGTCACGACGGGTGACCAGATCAGGCTCGGCAATACCGATCTCTACATCGAGATCGAGAAGGATCTACGCGTCATCGGCGACGAGGCGTTGTACGGCGGCGGTAAGACGCTGCGTGACGGTATGGGCCAGGATCCGGCGTCGTGCAGTGCCGACGGGGCTCTTGATCTGGTCATCACAAACGTCGTGGTCGTCGATGCGCTCATCGGTATCGTGAAGGCGGACGTCGGTATCAAGAACGGCAAGATCGTCGGCATCGGCAAGGCCGGCCACTCCGGTACGATGGACGGCGTGACTCCGGGTTTGACTACCGGTCCTGCCACTGATGCAATCTCCGGTGAGCAGATGATTCTCACTGCGGGTGGCCTCGATCCGCACGTTCACCTGGTCTCGCCGCAGCAGGCGTATCACGCGCTCAGTGGCGGAATGACAACATTGATCGGTGGCGGTATCGGCCCGTCGGACGGCACCAACGGCACCACTATCACTTCTGGTGTCTGGAACATGGAGATGATGCTCAAGGCCAACGAAGGCCTTCCCGTAAACGTTCTGATGTGCGGCAAAGGCAACTCGTCGGGGCGTGCATCGATTGTCGAACAGATCAAGGCCGGCGCGGCGGGCCTGAAAGTCCATGAGGACTGGGGCGCAACACCTGCCGCCATCCAGACGTCGCTTCAAGTCGCGGACGAAATGGATGTTCAGGTCGCCATCCATACGGACACGCTGAACGAGGCCGGGTATGTCGAGGACACGATTGCGGCGTTCGAGGGGCGCACCATCCACACCTATCACAGTGAGGGTGCCGGTGGCGGTCACGCTCCCGATATTCTGAAGGTGACGGGTGAGGACAACGTCCTGCCGTCGTCGACCAATCCCACGTTGCCGTACGGCATCAACACCCAAGCTGAACTCTTCGACATGATCATGGTGTGTCACAACCTCAATCCCAAAGTGCCCTCGGATGTTTCGTTTGCCGAGTCGCGTGTTCGCGTCGAGACGATCGGTGCCGAGAACGTGCTGCAGGACATGGGCGTCATTTCGATGTTCTCGAGCGATTCGCAGGCTATGGGCCGCGTCGGAGAGAATTGGTTGCGCGCCATACAGACTGCGGACTGCATGAAGCGTGCGCGCGGCAAGTTGCCGGAGGATTCGCCGAACAACGACAACTTCCGGGTCTTGAGGTATGTCGCGAAGACAACGATCAACCCGGCTCTGACTTGGGGGATATCGAATACGGTTGGTTCGATCGCTCCCGGAAAAATGGCGGACCTGGTTCTTTGGGAACCGGCCTTCTTCGGTGCGAAGCCCAAGATGATCATCAAGAACGGCATGATCAATTGGCATGCAATGGGGGATCCTAACGCTTCACTGCCGACGCCCCAGCCGGTGATTTACCGACCGATGTTCGGCGGATTCGGCAAGGCGCTACAGGAAACGTCGGTGTCGTTCGTTTCACAGGCGGCGTTCGACGACGGAATCAAGGATCGTCTCGGCCTCGAACGGCAGGTGATTCCAGTCGAGGGCACCCGGACGGTGACCAAGCGCGATCTGGTGCGCAATGACAAGACCCCCGAAATCAAGGTCGATCCGGAGACTTTCGCGGTGACCGCGGACGGCGAGCATTGCTACGTCGAACCTGCGGAATCGATTCGCCTGAACCAACTTTACTTCTTCAGTTAGGGGATTTCCGTGTCGGAAACAATCACACACACGCATGGCGACGGTACGGCTCCGCACACTCACGCCGCTATGACGGCGCCGAGCGGTAAGCCGATCCGCGTCGACGCCTTGCTCGGGAAGGAAACAGACGAGGAGTGGGTCGGTGTATTGGAGAAGGCTGTCGTAGACGTTCTCTCCCTGGACCAATGGGAGGCGCAGAAGAGTCGACTGCGGCGTACGACGCTCGGTGGCCGCGAACTGGCGGTGTCACTCGATCGCGGAGTTCAGTTGCAGGACGGTGACATTCTGTTGTGGGACGAAGGTGAAAACACGGCCGTCGTCGCGCGG
Proteins encoded:
- a CDS encoding urease subunit gamma, whose amino-acid sequence is MHLTPRELDKLTILMLADVALRRKAKGLKLNHPESVAVITAAALEGAREGKTVEQVMADASHALTVDDVMEGVPEMIPRVQVEAVFTDGSRLVTVHSPIQ
- a CDS encoding urease subunit alpha; translated protein: MTSISRQEYSGLFGVTTGDQIRLGNTDLYIEIEKDLRVIGDEALYGGGKTLRDGMGQDPASCSADGALDLVITNVVVVDALIGIVKADVGIKNGKIVGIGKAGHSGTMDGVTPGLTTGPATDAISGEQMILTAGGLDPHVHLVSPQQAYHALSGGMTTLIGGGIGPSDGTNGTTITSGVWNMEMMLKANEGLPVNVLMCGKGNSSGRASIVEQIKAGAAGLKVHEDWGATPAAIQTSLQVADEMDVQVAIHTDTLNEAGYVEDTIAAFEGRTIHTYHSEGAGGGHAPDILKVTGEDNVLPSSTNPTLPYGINTQAELFDMIMVCHNLNPKVPSDVSFAESRVRVETIGAENVLQDMGVISMFSSDSQAMGRVGENWLRAIQTADCMKRARGKLPEDSPNNDNFRVLRYVAKTTINPALTWGISNTVGSIAPGKMADLVLWEPAFFGAKPKMIIKNGMINWHAMGDPNASLPTPQPVIYRPMFGGFGKALQETSVSFVSQAAFDDGIKDRLGLERQVIPVEGTRTVTKRDLVRNDKTPEIKVDPETFAVTADGEHCYVEPAESIRLNQLYFFS
- a CDS encoding alpha-hydroxy-acid oxidizing protein — encoded protein: MTYFGNMQNEIYLTGLGGTKPSLPMTAAGLEVAAREQLSPEAFGYIAGSAATERTAVSNLRAFEKHAIVPRMFRGTAAPDARDLSTTVLGTRLAAPILTAPVGVLGLVHEDAEVAVGAVTAELGIGSVLSTAASSTIEDVAAVSGDNWWYQLYWPADDELAESFVRRAEKAGAKAIVLTADTPGMGWRPRDLELGHLPFLQAKGIANYLSDPVFRAKLATPPEESAEALQIAVLTWVSLFGNHSVRMTDIAKLRQWTSLPIAVKGIVHPDDARAAVAAGADGIIVSNHGGRQVDGAISALDALGPIASAVGHEADILMDSGIRCGADVITALALGADAVLYGRPWVYGLGLAGADGVRHALRILLADLDLTMGLAGLASVAEIDRSVLLSGS
- a CDS encoding urease subunit beta is translated as MAAQSKKGAAQGTKVPVGGYVLKDEPIEINAGKPRIKLRVRNTGDRPIQVGSHFHFMEVNRALRFDRERSFGWRLDIPAGTAVRFEPGDEKEVTLVPFGGKQRVHGFNNFVDGWAPTHATYRPRLGRAVRIAAEQGFESEPEEN
- a CDS encoding MarR family winged helix-turn-helix transcriptional regulator translates to MTAETTTEQATQSAQEQTPWLTPAEMRAWRGYMDGNQRLMDVLNRELQDDHDLSLADYRILVMLSESPDGSLRMSDLADGVLSSRSRLTHQIRRMESQGIVVRDTCAEDGRGVLARITEEGRQRLSAAAPTHVAGVRKNLVDLLTPKELEVLAVVFAKVDKAIGDR
- a CDS encoding ammonium transporter, whose product is MLADAVINSGDTAWVLISAGLVLFMVPGLAFFYAGLVRGSNVLVMLQQNLVPLGLVSITWIVFGYSFAFSGDLGAGLLGDLKLFGLQDIHTAAAPGFHLIEGAVAVPTLAFVAYQMMFAIITPALITGATANRLKPLGWAVLLVLWSIIVYPPIAHWLFNPEGWLALRGAQDWAGGIVVHASAGAAALAILLVVGKRRGWPNAESVPHSLPLALIGGGILWFGWFGFNAGDGLAADGVAAQALINTHIAAAGGMVVWLVIERYTEGRATAIGGITGAVAGLATVTPCAGYVSTFSALAIGALAGLVCHFALALKTIFKFDDALDVIAVHFVGGILGSLLVGFFGEKAINPIGRDGLLFGGGLGLLGEQALALIVVIAFSFVVTWLIAMGIEKTIGLKLAPEDQVDIDRRQQGMDAYRYNAAFVDAGGAPQTSGFDEGAAPKPEPDLVVAPGVPKHELITVVLESMETEKLRHALVEAGAESIVVSEAHVSAGDSDSINFRGHRNDVVFTERLRVEVLAPADRTQAVLDALNRHSIGRRSGFVQQSAEPLAGSSTPSSGS